TAGGAGGCGGTCGGTTTCAATTTGACCGCCCGTGTCGCAAGCGAGATCGCCTCATCTATGTTTTTCTCGCTCTCGGCATAGAGCCAAGCGAGTGCATTACAAGCCGGGGCAAAATTTGGGCGAAGTTGGAGAGCGGTCTCAAACGATTCAATTGCTTTCTCGGCCTCACCCTTTTTGTGATAGATACTGCCCAATTGATAGTGCCCCGCAGCAAAATTGGGTCTGATCTCAAGTGCTTGTTGGAGATACTCCGCTGCGGTTTCCAAATCATTCTGTTGGAGAGCAATGGCGCTGAGTCGCGCATAAGCCGGCGCGAACGCGGCATCCATATCAAGTGCCCGCTGAAACGCTGTCAGCGCTTCATCAATCTCTCCCTCCTTCAGCGATTGCTCTGCGAGATTAAACCGTTCCTTCGCCTTAATCTCCCGAAACCTTTCCAACTGACGTTTCCCTTCCTCCTGTTTGCCCATCCGGAAATAGGCATTCGCTAGCTGATAGTAGGCACCGGTGTGATCTGGATAAAGTGCTAGCGCTTTTTGGTAACAGGGAATAGCTTCCTCAAACTTCCCTTGTTGGGTCAAGAGGTAGCCGAGTTGGAAATGTGGCAGTGCTAGTTCTGGATCCAATCCGATGGCGAGTTGATATTGGGTTTTCGCTTTTTCAAATGCCCCCTTCCTCGCATAGATTAAACCGATCTGATAGTGTCCGAGCACCTTTAAGCCGTATTGTGCACTCGGTGAGTTGGGATCAAGATGCAGCACAATCGCGTAAGATTCAACCGCTTTGTCAATCCAGCCTAGCCTGCTGCAGACAATTGCAAATTGAACGTGTACCTCAACCTCTCGCGGCTGAATCTTGATCGCCTCCGAGAGATGTTCAACCGCTTTGACAAATTCGCGTTGACTCGCGTACAGATTTGCCTTCTGGAGATGCGTCTGAAACTCCGACTCCGAATAGAGGCGAACACTGCACAGATTTAGGCAAATCACGATAAAGAAAAAGGAAATCCATCTGTTATGTAAATTGACCATCTGATGTTACCTCAGTACAATTGCTTATTTTTGTAGACAATCGAGTGATTTTTTGTTAAACTTTAATAAAGGTTCTCAGGTCTTATTGTGGGGATTTTGCAACCAGAATTGCACAAGCTATCAGTAGCTCAACAAGGAGAGCATAAAACTCTCCTCTACCAGAACGCAGAAGGAGTGCATCAATATGAAAACGTCTAACAGAACTATCCTCACTCTCGCGCTTATCATGGTGTTGACATCCTCCATAGCGCTTGCCGCGAGCCCGGTGAAGAAACCTGTGCTTTACTTCAACCCCTTAGAAACTAGGCAAGACAAGGGGGACAACGCTTGGAAGAATGCCGGCACTGCTGGCGGAGAAATTAGCAAGGGCGAAGCCAAACCAGTCCTTGAAATGGGTCCCATTGAAATTCCATCAATCGGTCTTAAGGCGGACGATGCTGCGTGGTATACCGCAACTCGGTCTAAGACAGTTTTCGCCAACGAGGCGGAGGACCGCAAAGCACCAGTTCTGAATCT
This Candidatus Poribacteria bacterium DNA region includes the following protein-coding sequences:
- a CDS encoding tetratricopeptide repeat protein, producing the protein MVNLHNRWISFFFIVICLNLCSVRLYSESEFQTHLQKANLYASQREFVKAVEHLSEAIKIQPREVEVHVQFAIVCSRLGWIDKAVESYAIVLHLDPNSPSAQYGLKVLGHYQIGLIYARKGAFEKAKTQYQLAIGLDPELALPHFQLGYLLTQQGKFEEAIPCYQKALALYPDHTGAYYQLANAYFRMGKQEEGKRQLERFREIKAKERFNLAEQSLKEGEIDEALTAFQRALDMDAAFAPAYARLSAIALQQNDLETAAEYLQQALEIRPNFAAGHYQLGSIYHKKGEAEKAIESFETALQLRPNFAPACNALAWLYAESEKNIDEAISLATRAVKLKPTASYWDTLAYALYKAQRYKDAAAAIATAVDLQPNDPDYVARQKLIQKAIAEQKK